A single window of Anopheles moucheti chromosome 2, idAnoMoucSN_F20_07, whole genome shotgun sequence DNA harbors:
- the LOC128309756 gene encoding recQ-like DNA helicase Blm, which translates to MSRKPIPSSNRGEPMKQMSLKSFISKKDKPANSEESSTPTETELQISSTTSCEQLKITYSPSIFKPKVPMVKKATTVVNLVNSDSEDSNITPQKSLREEVVRRHPPRNIFKEHIESQQKAPDAVGYDEFDFMVEKSSTTLKPINYDPLELNLATDKRYVEATRKLEANLHKLAETNSPVKSAPKFEYKQPKTGRVSFEFNKHNVFSVNDEDSVDCDDDFECKKPAQSTSTPIGMVPEHAGGKANMIPVKPNKDTSSPLERLLSPDKGRGCIRFEPALNTYLDEITSSASFNAKTSQERDIRKNVQFLEKSQLGLLNHFYELFAKVPSESFRRIDKSFNVAGYERLKSTIDTVRGKINVYDRVLSSKQRLSQTKTLNNSTASQDSLARTKTSTPVTAVPIVYELPFEDQNSIDCTDVIESTLPLPEATRKNSLTPAPSRFGELEKEFGSKKLEETANSSFKPTDTSQGAIGVTKAASSGPTFVFKRPIASTLLNKLDATPSTDLTKKIIEEKGKSVSTNDFPEEDDLVDDEDILNSIREEELKDQGRSFQTNLSTVNLITPDSSLRRSDPPRITFPVEPNPPAVPARNTQFIENINTQLDDDGWQVYDPSMYDDSLEELTAPPTTNPLPSSGSSSSGMLAPSTDIGRFHEGIRNDGITGEFDGMAYPHSSRLQVAFKETFGLRTFRPNQLQVINATLLGIDCFVLMPTGGGKSLCYQLPAILTVGLTIVVSPLKSLILDQVQKLNSLDIAAGHLSGEAKVEDVQRIYDDLYSSCPELKLLYVTPEKISSSAKFQNLLTALNRRGLLGRIVIDEAHCVSAWGHDFRPDYKKLSVLREQFPTVPIIALTATANPRVRMDILTQLKLARDTRWFLCSFNRPNLKYLVLPKKGVSTKTEMIELIRKRFPRDTGIVYCLSKKECDQLADEFRRAGIKAKSYHAGLSDSVRETNQKEWIGDRIKVVCATIAFGMGIDKPDVRYVLHYCMPKSIEGYYQESGRAGRDGEIATCILYYNYSDMLRYRKMMDNDTSISLEAKQIHMNNLFRMVNYCENVTDCRRTQQLEYFAEYFTSEQCLSNRTTACDNCLMQGNYKTLNATEDCIMIAKAVRDLCGGRNRFTLLHLVEVLKGSENKKVLENGHNRTAYHGKLKNWDRCDIQRLLRKLVIDEYLKEDLIFSNDIPQAYLRLGSKIETLVNRRVRIEFSIKEKLTNRGKLPKPDVPVASAQESTQLSLQLKDLQNRCYNDLLEICRSIAMQKNATLASIMNIQALKAMSEKLPESSGEMLTLPHVTKANFEKYGKHLLEITQNYAAEKLMLMMDTQDQEEAVAVGSDDSDGSSAVGDDDGTDWGMLARTASQSGSTGGRGGYKRRSSWGAGGAKAKKFRKTTTRRKGGTAATSRRGGAATGASTSGRGAKRTGAAASTKRGGKTNSRPPPKGGGGGFGLLPMPGGY; encoded by the exons ATGTCTAGAAAACCCATACCATCGTCAAACCGTGGGGAACCGATGAAACAGATGAGTTTAAAAAGTTTCATCTCCAAAAAGGACAAACCAGCAAACAGTGAAGAATCAag CACACCTACCGAGACAGAGCTGCAAATAAGTTCCACAACATCCTGCGAACAATTGAAGATTACATACTCACCAAgcatttttaaaccaaaagtTCCCATGGTT AAAAAAGCCACCACAGTCGTCAATCTGGTGAACAGCGATTCGGAGGATTCGAACATAACGCCCCAGAAATCATTACGGGAAGAGGTAGTAAGACGACATCCACCACGAAACATATTCAAGGAGCACATAGAATCGCAACAGAAAGCGCCGGACGCGGTCGGTTACGATGAGTTTGATTTTATGGTGGAAAAGAGCAGTACTACGTTGAAACCAATCAATTACGATCCACTGGAGCTGAACCTCGCGACCGACAAGCGTTATGTGGAGGCGACGAGGAAGCTGGAAGCGAATCTGCACAAGCTGGCCGAGACCAATAGTCCGGTTAAGTCCGCGCCCAAGTTTGAGTACAAGCAACCAAAAACGGGACGCGTATCGTTCGAGTTTAATAAACACAATGTATTCAGTGTAAACGATGAGGACTCGGTGGACTGTGATGACGACTTCGAATGCAAGAAACCCGCACAGTCTACCTCAACTCCAATAGGTATGGTGCCGGAACATGCCGGTGGCAAAGCGAATATGATACCGGTAAAGCCAAACAAGGACACTTCCTCCCCACTGGAACGGTTGCTCAGTCCGGATAAAGGACGGGGGTGCATTCGCTTCGAACCAGCGTTAAACACCTATCTGGATGAGATTACAAGCAGTGCGagtttcaatgcaaaaacatCACAAGAACGTGACATTCGAAAGAATGTACAGTTTCTCGAGAAATCACAGCTAGGATTGCTGAACCACTTTTACGAACTGTTCGCAAAGGTCCCGAGTGAAAGCTTCCGGCGTATTGATAAAAGCTTTAACGTTGCTGGCTATGAACGGTTAAAATCAACCATCGATACGGTGCGAGGTAAGATAAACGTTTACGATCGAGTACTGTCGAGCAAGCAACGATTGTCCCAAACGAAAACGTTGAATAATTCCACTGCCTCACAAGACTCGTTAGCGAGAACGAAAACAAGTACGCCTGTTACGGCAGTTCCGATCGTGTACGAGCTACCGTTTGAGGATCAAAACTCGATTGATTGTACGGATGTTATTGAAAGCACACTGCCTCTACCGGAAGCAACTCGTAAAAATAGTCTAACGCCGGCACCATCGAGGTTTGGAGAGCTCGAGAAGGAATTTGGATCGAAGAAATTGGAAGAAACAGCCAACAGTTCATTCAAACCGACTGATACATCCCAGGGAGCGATTGGAGTTACAAAAGCTGCCAGCAGTGGACCCACATTTGTGTTCAAAAGGCCAATCGCCAGCACGCTGCTGAACAAACTGGACGCTACGCCGAGTACTGATCTGACCAAGAAGATCATCGAGGAAAAGGGCAAATCGGTTTCAACAAACGACTTCCCGGAGGAAGATGATCTGGTGGATGACGAAGACATTCTGAACAGCATCCGGGAGGAAGAACTTAAAGATCAAGGACGATCGTTCCAGACGAATCTTAGCACCGTCAATCTGATCACTCCGGACAGTTCATTACGACGGTCCGATCCTCCACGAATAACGTTCCCGGTAGAACCGAATCCTCCCGCTGTCCCAGCGCGCAATACGCAGTTTATTGAGAACATCAACACGCAGCTCGATGACGATGGATGGCAGGTGTACGATCCATCGATGTACGATGATTCGTTGGAAGAATTGACAGCGCCACCCACCACGAACCCGCTACCCAGCTCCGGGTCTTCATCGTCGGGCATGCTGGCTCCCAGCACGGACATCGGTCGGTTTCACGAGGGTATACGAAACGATGGCATAACGGGCGAGTTCGACGGTATGGCTTATCCGCACTCGTCGCGCTTGCAGGTCGCGTTCAAGGAAACGTTCGGTTTGCGAACGTTCCGACCGAACCAGCTGCAGGTAATCAACGCCACACTGCTCGGCATCGACTGTTTTGTGCTGATGCCGACCGGTGGCGGAAAGTCGCTGTGCTACCAGCTGCCAGCAATTCTGACCGTCGGTCTCACGATCGTGGTCAGCCCGCTGAAGTCGCTCATACTCGATCAGGTGCAGAAGCTGAACTCACTCGACATCGCGGCCGGCCATCTCTCCGGGGAGGCGAAAGTTGAGGACGTGCAGCGCATCTATGACGATCTGTACAGCAGCTGTCCGGAGCTGAAGCTGCTTTACGTGACACCGGAGAAAATAAGTTCCTCGGCCAAATTTCAGAACCTGCTCACTGCGCTCAATCGGCGCGGACTGCTCGGCCGGATTGTGATCGATGAGGCTCACTGTGTGTCTGCCTGGGGTCACGATTTTCGACCCGACTACAAAAAACTTTCCGTCCTGCGGGAACAGTTTCCCACCGTGCCGATCATCGCCCTGACGGCCACGGCAAACCCGCGCGTACGGATGGACATTCTGACCCAGCTCAAGTTGGCCCGCGATACGCGCTGGTTTTTGTGTAGCTTTAATCGCCCTAACCTTAAATACCTGGTACTGCCGAAGAAGGGTGTCTCCACGAAAACGGAAATGATCGAGTTGATACGGAAGCGGTTTCCGCGCGACACCGGTATCGTGTACTGCCTGTCGAAGAAGGAGTGTGACCAGCTGGCGGACGAATTCCGGCGGGCAGGCATCAAGGCGAAAAGCTATCACGCTGGGTTGTCCGATAGTGTGCGGGAAACGAACCAGAAGGAGTGGATCGGCGATCGTATAAAGGTGGTGTGCGCCACGATCGCGTTCGGTATGGGTATCGATAAGCCGGACGTACGGTACGTGCTGCATTACTGTATGCCCAAGTCCATCGAGGGATATTACCAGGAGTCGGGCCGGGCCGGACGGGACGGTGAAATTGCTACCTGCATTTTGTACTACAACTACTCGGACATGCTGCGCTATCGGAAAATGATGGACA ATGATACGTCCATTTCGCTCGAAGCGAAACAGATCCATATGAACAATCTTTTCCGGATGGTAAACTATTGCGAAAACGTGACCGACTGTCGGCGGACGCAGCAGCTCGAATACTTTGCCGAATACTTCACCAGTGAACAGTGCCTTTCGAATCGGACGACCGCATGCGACAACTGTCTGATGCAGGGCAACTACAAAACGCTCAATGCAACCGAAGACTGTATCATGATAGCGAAAGCGGTCCGTGATCTTTGCGGTGGCCGCAACCGGTTCACCCTGCTGCATTTGGTTGAAGTGTTGAAGGGAAGCGAAAATAAGAAGGTGCTCGAAAACGGCCACAACCGCACGGCTTACCACGGCAAGCTAAAGAATTGGGACCGGTGTGACATACAGCGGCTGTTACGCAAGCTCGTCATCGATGAGTATCTGAAGGAAGATCTCATCTTTAGCAATGACATACCGCAGGCCTACCTGCGTTTGGGAAGCAAAATTGAAACGCTCGTAAACCGGCGTGTCCGCATCGAATTCTCGATCAAGGAAAAGCTGACAAACCGTGGCAAGCTACCGAAGCCGGATGTACCGGTCGCATCGGCACAGGAATCGACCCAGCTCAGCCTGCAGTTGAAGGATCTGCAGAACCGGTGCTACAACGATCTGCTGGAAATTTGTCGCTCGATTGCAATGCAAAAGAACGCAACGCTGGCATCGATCATGAACATCCAGGCACTGAAGGCGATGTCGGAAAAGTTGCCCGAATCGTCCGGCGAAATGCTAACGCTGCCGCACGTTACCAAGGCTAACTTTGAAAAGTATGGCAAACATTTGCTCGAAATAACGCAAAACTATGCCGCCGAGAagctgatgttgatgatggacACGCAGGACCAGGAGGAAGCGGTAGCCGTCGGATCGGACGATAGCGACGGTAGTAGTGCGGTGGGCGATGACGATGGTACCGACTGGGGCATGCTGGCAAGGACAGCATCCCAGAGCGGTAGTACGGGTGGCAGAGGAGGCTACAAACGGCGAAGCAGCTGGGGTGCGGGAGGAGCAAAGGCGAAAAAGTTCCGGAAAACAACCACACGCCGAAAGGGAGGGACTGCTGCTACGAGCAGACGAGGAGGAGCGGCAACGGGGGCGAGCACCAGTGGACGAGGCGCGAAACGGacaggagcagcagcatcgaCCAAACGCGGAGGCAAAACTAATTCCCGTCCGCCTCCAAAGGGTGGTGGCGGAGGTTTTGGGCTGCTTCCAATGCCTGGCGGATACTAG
- the LOC128297230 gene encoding thiamin pyrophosphokinase 1 isoform X2 produces the protein MPNDDDLPDGGVLKGQQWIPTSLIDGHGLDNGLAIVLLNRPILLEKHYFTTLWNGAKVRVAVDGGTNRWVDYVKGNINGEQLLKPPDLVTGDFDSCNQEAMQYVEQLKCTIVHTPDQNATDFTKSLKVLKTQGYEKNITRVLALCESSGRLDQIMANINTLFLAQSILPGVDVFLRSSNSLSWLLRPGEHNIDIPQRLVSERIWCSLVPIGQGCVCTTEGLKWNLDGSRSLQFGSIVSTSNTYAMNRVRITTDGPLLWSMGTTPKDM, from the exons ATGCCCAACGATGATGAC TTGCCGGACGGTGGTGTTTTGAAAGGTCAACAGTGGATACCAACCAGTCTAATCGACGGTCACGGATTAGACAATGGATTGGCGATCGTTCTGCTGAATAGACCGATTCTGTTGGAAAAACATTACTTCACGACACTGTGGAATGGTG CAAAGGTGCGAGTCGCGGTCGACGGTGGCACGAACCGTTGGGTTGACTATGTGAAGGGCAACATTAACGGTGAACAACTGCTAAAACCTCCCGATCTCGTGACGGGTGATTTCGATTCGTGCAATCAGGAGGCCATGCAGTACGTCGAACAGCTAAAGTGTACG ATTGTCCACACACCCGATCAAAATGCGACCGATTTTACCAAATCTCTGAAGGTGCTCAAAACCCAAGGTTACGAAAAGAATATAACGCGCGTACTGGCCCTGTGTGAATCATCCGGCCGGCTCGACCAGATAATGGCCAACATCAACACGCTCTTCCTGGCACAATCCATCCTACCCGGCGTGGATGTGTTTCTACGGTCGAGTAATTCACTGTCCTGGCTGCTACGACCCGGCGAGCACAACATCGACATTCCGCAGCGTCTCGTAAGCGAACGGATCTGGTGTTCGCTTGTGCCGATCGGTCAGGGCTGCGTGTGCACGACCGAGGGACTGAAGTGGAATCTGGACGGCAGTAGGTCGCTACAGTTTGGCAGTATTGTCAGTACCTCTAATACGTACGCGATGAACCGTGTACGTATTACGACCGATGGACCGTTGCTATGGTCGATGGGAACGACACCGAAAGATATGTGA
- the LOC128297212 gene encoding serine/threonine-protein kinase pelle translates to MTTPYGRQAMGESVTGSGANLSNFNYIYDIPRMEKKRLAALLEINDKWYELGLKQMGYSSADLDGTQRCCQRNNRSPAEDLLDKWGNYNHTITELFVVLSREKLYSCMEIIKRYVHPRYHVMIKQQPRGDGRLSPANDMGTFSGADVKTEPKLPNVHCGPEAKEVNDGANKKANGNPVSPKAPHGKAAKNESNPLNSKENSPFANELADLSSLIPKISYDELTAATENWSERNILGKGGFGTVYRGFFKHTYMAIKKIDCSKVKTSEAERIQLQQSFNELRFLNSCRHDNIVPLFGYSLDKEPCLVYQFMQGGSLDKSLFARRPAPTLTWKDRMNIALGTAKGLQYLHTFAEKPFIHGDIKPGNILLNEYKQPRIGDFGLTREGALQDSAIVVTYLYGTRPYIPPEFLRHRELTTKVDTYSFGVVLCEIGTGLRAWDERRTDKHLKEYITRAVQENMDVTQLMDKSIPIDSATDNLFCLQILRVGHLCTNDDPRQRPDMVTVMLHLNSALGRV, encoded by the exons ATGACAACGCCTTACGGGCGGCAAGCAATGGGCGAAAGCGTTACAGGGAGTGGTGCCAACCTATCGAACTTTAACTACATCTACGACATTCCACGGATGGAGAAAAAACGGCTTGCTGCGCTGCTCGAGATCAACGACAAGTGGTACGAGCTGGGACTGAAACAGATGGGATACAGTAGCGCCGATCTGGAT GGTACGCAACGGTGCTGTCAACGAAACAATCGATCACCAGCGGAAGATTTGCTTGATAAATGGGGCAATTACAACCACACGATCACGGAACTGTTTGTAGTGCTTTCGCGCGAGAAACTATACAGCTGCATGGAAATCATCAAACGCTACGTTCACCCGCGATACCATGTGATGATAAAGCAACAGCCCCGAGGTGATGGGCGACTTTCACCTGCCAATGATATGGGTACATTTTCGGGTGCGGATgtaaaaaccgaaccgaaactaCCAAACGTCCACTGCGGCCCAGAAGCAAAGGAGGTGAACGATGGAGCTAACAAGAAAGCGAACGGTAATCCGGTCTCGCCGAAAGCTCCCCATGGAAAGGCCGCCAAGAATGAAAGCAATCCGTTAAATTCGAAAGAAAATTCCCCGTTCGCTAATGAACTGGCGGATCTGTCCAGTTTAATACCGAAAATCAGCTACGATGAGCTGACGGCTGCTACAGAAAACTGGAGCGAACGCAACATTCTCGGCAAGGGTGGCTTCGGAACGGTGTACCGAGGGTTCTTCAAACACACGTACATGGCAATCAAAAAAATCGACTGCAGCAAGGTTAAAACGAGCGAGGCGGAGCGTATTCAGCTGCAGCAAAGTTTTAACGAGCTGCGTTTCCTTAATTCCTGTCGTCATGACAACATTGTGCCGCTTTTTGGATACAGTTTGGACA AGGAACCCTGCTTGGTGTACCAGTTTATGCAGGGTGGTTCTTTGGACAAAAGTTTATTTGCACGTCGCCCTGCACCTACATTGACGTGGAAGGACCGAATGAACATCGCGCTAGGAACCGCAAA agGGCTCCAGTACCTTCACACCTTTGCCGAGAAACCGTTCATACACGGTGACATCAAACCGGGCAATATACTGTTGAACGAATACAAGCAACCACGCATCGGTGACTTTGGTTTGACGCGCGAAGGAGCGCTGCAAGATTCGGCTATCGTTGTGACGTACCTGTACGGTACCAGGCCCTACATCCCGCCGGAGTTTCTCAGACACCGGGAGCTAACCACCAAGGTGGACACGTACAGCTTCGGGGTCGTGTTGTGCGAGATCGGGACCGGTTTGCGGGCGTGGGACGAGCGGCGAACGGATAAACATCTGAAGGAGTACATTACCCGGGCAGTGCAAGAAAATATGGACGTTACACAGCTGATGGACAAATCGATACCGATTGATTCGGCTACGgataatttgttttgcttgcaaaTACTCAGGGTGGGCCATCTGTGCACGAACGATGATCCGCGACAGCGGCCAGACATGGTGACGGTGATGTTGCATCTGAATAGCGCATTAGGGAGGGTTTGA
- the LOC128297230 gene encoding thiamin pyrophosphokinase 1 isoform X1, with the protein MPNDDDLPDGGVLKGQQWIPTSLIDGHGLDNGLAIVLLNRPILLEKHYFTTLWNGAKVRVAVDGGTNRWVDYVKGNINGEQLLKPPDLVTGDFDSCNQEAMQYVEQLKCTKGILCLTQQIVHTPDQNATDFTKSLKVLKTQGYEKNITRVLALCESSGRLDQIMANINTLFLAQSILPGVDVFLRSSNSLSWLLRPGEHNIDIPQRLVSERIWCSLVPIGQGCVCTTEGLKWNLDGSRSLQFGSIVSTSNTYAMNRVRITTDGPLLWSMGTTPKDM; encoded by the exons ATGCCCAACGATGATGAC TTGCCGGACGGTGGTGTTTTGAAAGGTCAACAGTGGATACCAACCAGTCTAATCGACGGTCACGGATTAGACAATGGATTGGCGATCGTTCTGCTGAATAGACCGATTCTGTTGGAAAAACATTACTTCACGACACTGTGGAATGGTG CAAAGGTGCGAGTCGCGGTCGACGGTGGCACGAACCGTTGGGTTGACTATGTGAAGGGCAACATTAACGGTGAACAACTGCTAAAACCTCCCGATCTCGTGACGGGTGATTTCGATTCGTGCAATCAGGAGGCCATGCAGTACGTCGAACAGCTAAAGTGTACG AAGGGTATTTTGTGTCTCACCCAACAGATTGTCCACACACCCGATCAAAATGCGACCGATTTTACCAAATCTCTGAAGGTGCTCAAAACCCAAGGTTACGAAAAGAATATAACGCGCGTACTGGCCCTGTGTGAATCATCCGGCCGGCTCGACCAGATAATGGCCAACATCAACACGCTCTTCCTGGCACAATCCATCCTACCCGGCGTGGATGTGTTTCTACGGTCGAGTAATTCACTGTCCTGGCTGCTACGACCCGGCGAGCACAACATCGACATTCCGCAGCGTCTCGTAAGCGAACGGATCTGGTGTTCGCTTGTGCCGATCGGTCAGGGCTGCGTGTGCACGACCGAGGGACTGAAGTGGAATCTGGACGGCAGTAGGTCGCTACAGTTTGGCAGTATTGTCAGTACCTCTAATACGTACGCGATGAACCGTGTACGTATTACGACCGATGGACCGTTGCTATGGTCGATGGGAACGACACCGAAAGATATGTGA